In the genome of Ignavibacteriales bacterium, one region contains:
- a CDS encoding helix-turn-helix transcriptional regulator translates to MAELIRMVSIITTFQLLLFAGFVLMLRKKGDLSHSLLLIFLVSNALFIAGFLIQHYLFVDLKLFVNFLFWGTTFGFLFGPLLYFYTKSVTIPGYKITSRFFLHLLPSLLYIVLVLLLFHLKPLEEKINLLQTGHVFPGNLGFWFNQVMNTQILIYLILSIVILKKHELSIKNSYSDIDTIKLSWLKLVIWAFVFMWFIDLVHYVLIRNYLITNLISNWLSLISLTINFVFAILIMYRGLKQPQYFDTLQTPIEKVKYENSALTKERSEEYLEELLAYMENEKPHLEPTLTLSNLAASLKVQPKVLSQIINQNLNQNFYDFVNDYRIREAKTILSDHSKSKMTVLEILYECGFNSKSVFNTAFKRNTGQTPTEYRLKNLTIQLQ, encoded by the coding sequence ATGGCTGAACTTATAAGAATGGTTTCCATCATTACAACATTCCAGCTACTGCTGTTTGCAGGGTTTGTTTTGATGCTGAGAAAAAAGGGAGACTTAAGCCATTCACTACTTTTAATATTCCTTGTATCAAATGCATTATTTATTGCCGGCTTTTTGATACAACACTATCTTTTTGTTGACCTGAAATTATTTGTGAATTTTTTATTCTGGGGAACTACGTTTGGGTTTCTGTTTGGACCGCTTCTTTACTTTTATACAAAGTCAGTGACGATTCCCGGATATAAAATAACTTCACGATTCTTTCTTCATTTACTGCCATCACTTCTTTATATCGTATTAGTTCTTTTATTATTTCATTTAAAACCACTTGAAGAAAAAATAAACCTTCTGCAAACGGGGCATGTATTTCCGGGGAATTTAGGATTCTGGTTCAATCAGGTAATGAACACTCAGATACTTATTTATCTGATTCTGTCTATTGTCATACTGAAAAAGCATGAGCTTTCTATCAAGAACTCGTATTCGGATATTGATACAATAAAATTATCATGGTTAAAACTCGTGATATGGGCATTCGTTTTTATGTGGTTCATTGATCTTGTTCATTATGTTTTGATAAGAAATTATTTGATTACCAATCTCATAAGTAACTGGCTATCACTTATTTCTTTGACAATTAATTTTGTATTTGCAATACTGATCATGTACCGCGGACTTAAACAACCGCAATATTTTGATACGCTGCAAACACCTATTGAAAAAGTTAAATATGAAAATTCTGCTTTAACAAAAGAAAGAAGCGAGGAGTATCTTGAAGAGCTTTTGGCTTATATGGAAAATGAAAAGCCGCACCTTGAGCCGACACTGACATTGAGTAATCTTGCCGCATCTTTAAAAGTTCAACCTAAAGTACTATCCCAGATAATTAACCAGAACCTCAATCAAAATTTTTATGATTTTGTTAATGATTACCGTATCCGTGAAGCGAAAACTATTCTTTCAGATCACTCAAAATCTAAAATGACCGTGCTTGAAATTTTATACGAATGCGGGTTTAATTCAAAATCTGTTTTTAATACCGCATTTAAACGGAATACCGGGCAAACACCTAC
- a CDS encoding T9SS type A sorting domain-containing protein — protein MKKSLNILGDPSLKLKYDAPTSIHEAQNEIVSGFELLQNYPNPFNPTTKIKYVVGDAYYASQAHVLLRVYDVLGNEVVTLVNEQKPASTYEVEFNASQLSSGVYFYKLQAGNIIETKKMILLR, from the coding sequence ATGAAAAAATCACTTAACATACTTGGTGATCCTTCCCTCAAACTAAAATATGATGCACCAACTTCTATTCACGAAGCTCAAAACGAAATAGTGAGTGGATTTGAATTACTTCAGAACTATCCCAATCCATTCAACCCCACAACAAAAATAAAATACGTTGTGGGAGACGCATATTATGCGTCCCAGGCGCACGTGCTGCTGCGCGTTTATGATGTGCTTGGAAATGAAGTTGTAACTCTGGTCAACGAACAAAAACCCGCCAGCACTTATGAAGTTGAGTTTAATGCCTCTCAATTATCAAGCGGAGTTTATTTCTACAAATTACAAGCTGGCAACATTATAGAAACAAAAAAGATGATTCTGTTAAGATGA
- a CDS encoding T9SS type A sorting domain-containing protein, with the protein MKIFLQVIFLLALISILFISGNDSTTLKNRNEIVLSTGEEPGPDQRPSEWDFIKRTYPFYKADADAYVNAIQQAKLLAEETRIKRLSKGQTAVQWQFAGPFNIGGRVVDIEFDPVNPNNVYAGFATGGVFKSTDTGVTWFPVFDEAAVLTVGDIAIDPINPNIIYVGTGESNGGHNNFPGGGVYKSTDAGTTWNFLGLSATTSIGRVIVHPVNTNIIYLAAVGSYFSPNPERGIYKSTNGGSTWEQNLFISDSTGAIDIVIDPNNPDRLMVSMWERVRRPNSSHLYGPSSGIYRTTNSGDSWSPVTSGLPDPSSTNVGRIGLSISKSNPEIVYALYGDGSNIISLFKTTNFGNSWIDVDTDGELQDGTAGFSWYFGQVRVHPTNPNTVYVMDVAFMRSTNSGTTWPIIYGYGGPDHLHVDHHALAFHPTNPNYILNGNDGGINISSDGGVNWSNAAHIPATQFYEIGLDANNPQKLYGGTQDNGTNRTQDGGLSNWQNIFGGDGFYVIVDHSNPNIIYAESQNGGLGKSVDGGFNWNYDVLNGVSSSEPTNWSTPVIMDPVTPTKLYYGTNFLYRTTNGASSWAKISPALTDWVSGRRLGTITTIAVAPTNTNVIYVGTDDAHVWVTTNNGTNWTEISDGLPDRWVTRVVVDPNDENIVYVTFSGLKWRDPQPHVFRSTNKGSNWTDISSNLPDAPVNAFAVDNNNANRLYLGSDVGMYVSFNTGASWEVLGEGLPVLPIGDIKIHPTANYLAAGTYGRSMYKIDLNAVTNVESTSSAINNFTLEQNYPNPFNPTTKIKFSISDVETGHAPSLQMVTLNIYDVLGKKVTTLINEEKPAGSYEVTFNGEGLASGVYYYKLTSTPGGGQAGKYTQTKKMILLR; encoded by the coding sequence ATGAAAATTTTTTTACAGGTGATTTTCCTTCTTGCCCTCATTTCAATTCTTTTTATTTCGGGGAACGATTCAACGACACTTAAAAATAGAAACGAAATAGTTCTTTCAACAGGTGAAGAACCGGGTCCTGATCAAAGACCGTCGGAGTGGGATTTCATCAAACGAACTTATCCCTTTTATAAAGCAGATGCTGATGCTTATGTAAATGCAATTCAACAGGCAAAGTTATTGGCTGAAGAAACACGAATTAAGAGATTGAGTAAAGGGCAGACTGCAGTTCAATGGCAGTTTGCGGGACCTTTCAATATCGGCGGAAGAGTTGTTGATATCGAATTTGATCCGGTTAATCCCAACAATGTTTATGCGGGATTCGCCACTGGCGGAGTGTTTAAATCTACCGATACGGGTGTAACGTGGTTTCCTGTTTTTGATGAAGCTGCGGTTCTTACCGTAGGAGATATTGCAATCGATCCGATCAACCCGAACATTATTTATGTTGGAACTGGCGAATCGAATGGCGGTCACAATAATTTTCCCGGCGGCGGTGTTTACAAATCAACGGATGCCGGAACAACATGGAATTTTTTAGGATTGTCAGCAACAACTTCAATCGGAAGAGTCATTGTTCATCCTGTTAATACAAATATCATTTACCTTGCCGCTGTCGGCTCTTACTTTTCACCTAACCCTGAAAGAGGAATTTATAAATCTACAAACGGCGGAAGTACATGGGAACAAAATTTATTTATCAGCGATTCAACAGGCGCAATTGATATTGTTATCGATCCGAATAATCCAGACAGGCTAATGGTTTCAATGTGGGAAAGAGTAAGGCGACCAAACTCTTCACATCTTTACGGACCTTCAAGCGGAATTTACAGAACAACAAACAGCGGTGATAGCTGGTCACCAGTTACATCAGGACTTCCTGATCCATCTTCAACAAATGTGGGAAGAATTGGTTTATCAATAAGTAAAAGTAATCCTGAAATTGTTTATGCTTTATATGGTGATGGAAGTAACATTATAAGTTTGTTTAAAACTACAAACTTCGGAAATAGCTGGATTGATGTTGATACTGACGGGGAACTTCAGGATGGAACTGCAGGATTCAGCTGGTACTTTGGTCAGGTTAGAGTTCATCCGACAAACCCCAACACAGTATATGTGATGGACGTCGCTTTTATGCGTTCAACAAACAGTGGAACTACCTGGCCGATAATTTATGGATATGGCGGACCGGATCATTTACATGTTGATCATCACGCGCTTGCGTTCCATCCAACAAACCCTAATTATATTTTAAATGGAAATGACGGCGGAATAAATATTTCATCTGACGGCGGAGTGAATTGGTCAAATGCGGCGCATATACCAGCGACTCAGTTTTATGAAATTGGACTTGATGCAAATAATCCGCAAAAATTATATGGCGGCACACAGGATAACGGAACGAACAGAACTCAGGACGGCGGCTTAAGTAACTGGCAGAACATTTTCGGCGGCGATGGATTTTATGTAATCGTCGACCATTCAAATCCGAATATTATTTATGCAGAATCACAAAACGGCGGACTTGGAAAATCTGTTGACGGAGGCTTCAACTGGAACTATGATGTATTAAACGGAGTATCATCCAGCGAACCAACCAATTGGTCAACGCCTGTAATTATGGATCCTGTAACACCAACAAAACTTTATTACGGAACTAACTTTTTATACAGAACAACTAACGGAGCTTCATCGTGGGCAAAAATTAGTCCGGCACTTACTGATTGGGTTAGCGGAAGAAGACTTGGTACAATCACAACCATTGCAGTAGCACCGACAAACACAAACGTAATTTATGTCGGAACAGATGATGCACACGTTTGGGTTACCACAAACAATGGAACAAACTGGACAGAAATTTCAGATGGACTTCCTGATAGATGGGTTACAAGAGTTGTTGTCGATCCGAATGATGAAAATATAGTTTATGTAACTTTCAGCGGATTGAAATGGAGAGACCCGCAGCCGCATGTTTTCAGAAGTACAAATAAAGGAAGCAACTGGACAGATATAAGCAGCAATCTTCCTGACGCTCCCGTAAATGCTTTTGCAGTTGATAACAATAATGCGAACAGGTTATATCTTGGAAGCGATGTTGGTATGTATGTCAGCTTCAATACCGGTGCAAGCTGGGAAGTGCTTGGTGAAGGATTGCCTGTTCTTCCAATAGGTGATATAAAAATTCATCCAACAGCAAATTATCTTGCTGCCGGTACGTATGGAAGGTCGATGTATAAAATAGATCTTAATGCAGTGACAAATGTTGAAAGCACTTCTTCTGCAATTAATAATTTTACTCTTGAACAAAACTATCCTAATCCGTTTAACCCGACAACAAAAATTAAATTCAGTATTTCTGACGTAGAGACGGGGCATGCCCCGTCTCTACAAATGGTAACACTAAACATTTACGATGTACTTGGCAAAAAAGTAACTACATTAATTAATGAAGAAAAACCTGCCGGCAGTTATGAAGTGACATTCAACGGAGAAGGATTGGCAAGCGGAGTTTATTATTATAAATTGACATCCACGCCTGGCGGTGGGCAAGCAGGGAAGTATACTCAAACAAAGAAAATGATCCTCCTGCGTTAA